One genomic window of Chitinivibrionia bacterium includes the following:
- a CDS encoding VWA domain-containing protein produces the protein MRFAEPEFLWALLLLPFFVIIYILIATARKNFRKKFGDKEVVQKLLPREIFNFRPLKAVIFLTAFSFLIIALARPLFGVKTEMTERVGVDIMIALDVSKSMLAEDITPNRLRRAQFEIANLFEMFSSDRVGLIIFAGEAFMLMPLTLDYSVARMYLDAVSTDWVATQGTDISGAIELARRSFTPSNASKVLIILSDGEETSGDALRSAQRAAQDGIVIYTVGVGSESGVPIPMRREGGSITYMRDRAGNVVMTRLNPRMLEEIAIAGSGRYFSAGVDLNLTEIYRQIREMEQGEFGATRQARLNEQYQLFLLIALILFFLEFFLIDAIFKKNEWKGRFS, from the coding sequence ATGAGATTTGCCGAACCCGAATTTTTATGGGCGCTTTTGCTTTTGCCGTTTTTTGTAATTATTTACATTTTAATTGCAACGGCGCGCAAAAACTTTCGCAAAAAATTTGGTGATAAAGAGGTCGTTCAAAAACTTTTGCCTCGTGAAATATTTAATTTTCGTCCTCTCAAAGCCGTTATATTTCTGACTGCGTTTTCATTTTTGATAATTGCGCTTGCACGTCCGCTTTTTGGGGTGAAAACCGAAATGACAGAGCGCGTGGGCGTGGACATAATGATTGCGCTTGACGTGTCAAAGAGTATGCTTGCCGAAGACATAACGCCCAACAGATTACGGCGCGCGCAGTTCGAGATAGCCAACCTTTTTGAGATGTTTTCAAGCGACCGTGTGGGTTTAATAATTTTTGCGGGCGAGGCGTTTATGTTAATGCCGCTAACACTTGATTACAGCGTTGCACGAATGTATCTTGACGCGGTAAGCACCGATTGGGTAGCCACGCAGGGCACAGATATATCGGGCGCAATAGAACTTGCCCGTCGTTCATTTACGCCAAGCAACGCGTCGAAGGTTTTGATAATACTGTCAGACGGCGAAGAAACAAGCGGCGACGCACTTCGCTCAGCTCAGAGAGCCGCGCAAGACGGAATTGTAATCTACACGGTAGGCGTCGGCTCCGAGAGCGGCGTACCAATTCCGATGAGGCGAGAAGGCGGAAGCATAACCTATATGCGCGACCGAGCCGGCAACGTAGTAATGACCCGCCTAAACCCGCGAATGCTTGAAGAAATAGCAATTGCGGGAAGCGGCAGATATTTTTCGGCAGGCGTGGACTTAAATTTAACCGAAATTTATCGTCAAATCCGCGAAATGGAGCAGGGAGAATTCGGAGCAACTCGTCAGGCGCGTCTCAACGAACAGTATCAACTTTTCCTGTTAATAGCTTTGATTTTGTTTTTCTTGGAGTTTTTTCTTATTGATGCGATATTCAAAAAGAACGAATGGAAAGGGCGATTTTCTTAA